GGCTCGTTGCTCACGCGTGGGAGGCGCTAATCCTAGGGCCTCGCTGAACCAGAGCCCTTCGACAGCCAGCCGCCCTAAAAGGGAACGAGTCGGATCAATGGTGCTGGCCAGAAAAATGCTCTGCCAATTTTGGTACCGCTCTCGAATGGGCTCGAGTAGATGTGGGTTGATGGAAAAAGCTGCCATGAGAATGGAGGCAATTTCTTCTCCTCGAAGGGACCGATTTTGGACGGGATTGTCGATAATCTCATGGCTAAAAGCCATGCCGGGATGCTCCTCATGAATGGAGCTAGTGAGAAATTCTCCAACCTGTTTGCGATCCAAATCCTGTATGAGTAACTCTATGAGCCCCGCAAGTAACTGTTCTTTTCCCTCAAAATGATAGAGTAAGCCACCTTTACTGATTCCGGCTTCTCGAGCGACATGCTCGAGTGTCAACGCACTGACCCCGTTTCGTCCCAACAGGTCTATGGCGGTCTCAAGGATCAAAAAGCGGGTCGAAGTTAACATAGATTGTTACTGTACCGTCTGGCTGGTTTAGTTTCAATCGAAAAATTTTGATTGTAAACAATTAGGTATGAAGAGAGATTGATCCGGGCTGGTTTAAAGTCGGGGCGGCAAAAAATTTATGAAAATGGCATTCACCATGCCAATCAGGCCTCTTTCTGAGGTCAATGTAGTAATAGGAAACTAGCCATGGTTTTTGTCCACAAAATAACTGCCTCGAATATCTGGGACTTTGTATCATTTGGCAGAAGCTCAGAGAAGGAAGCGGGGCGGGAGGTTAATTAAACGCCAGGAAACGGTCGCACCCGTCGATGATGTTTGAGAGAATTACCAAGCCGCAAAAGGTCACTTCTTTGCCATACCCGTCGGTGGAGATGTGGTGTTGCTGGCATCCATAGGCGCACACAAATAGTTTCAGTCCGTTCTTCGCCAACTCCGAAAATCTCGGGTCTTCTAGGTTTTTGACTCCCTCATCAATAAAATACAAATAGGTATCCACCTTATTCGCTAACGCGGTTTTGGAGAGGTGGTAGACTGTTTCTGCATTGGGATGTTCGGGTGAGGTTGAGAGCAGCAGGCCTAATTTTTTGTTGGCGAGAGTAGGATTGGCTAAATTGGTGGTGGATTCCATGGGAGAAACTCTCTGAATAATAAGGTTTTATGACTGTTTATAGGTGGAATGAGCTTGGCTGTCAAGGGATTATTCAGGAGGGATGTTTTGCTTGACGTCGTTTTTCCCCTGTCTTTATAATTTACTGATTTTCAAAAGAAATTTTCATCTCTGACTATTTTTGATGATGGCAAATCTAACGCATTTTAATGAGTCCGGACGGGCTCGAATGGTAGATGTGACGGACAAGCCTCCGACCGAGCGTGTAGCGGTGGCAGAGGGAAAAGTGTTTGTCTTGCCGGAAACCCTTGAAAAAATTCATGCAGGTCGGATTGCGAAGGGTGATGTGCTGGCCGTGGCTCAAGTGGCCGGCGTGATGGGGGCCAAACGGACTCCGGATCTGATCCCCATGTGTCATCCTCTACTTCTCACAGGAGTGGATGTTGACTTCAAAGAAGACCCCCAGCCTAATTCCGATGGACGGTGTGTCATTACGATTGTTGCAACGGTGAAAACCACCGGAAATACCGGAGTAGAAATGGAGGCCATGACAGCTGTTTCTGTGGCTGCTCTGACGATTTATGATATGTGTAAGGCGGTAGATAAAGGCATGGAGTTTGGAGAGATAGCCCTGGTTTCAAAATCCGGAGGAAAGTCAGGAACGTATGTCCGTGTGCAAAAGGGCAGGTAGGAAAAAGATGAGGCCCATTCTTCGAGCTTGATCGTGGGAGTTGTAAATTGTGAAGATTAAATTATTCGGGATGTTAAAGACCATGATTCCTGGAGGTAAGGATTTGGAAGTGGCCTTTTCCGAAGGTGAACAGGTCAAGGATCTGGTTTATACCATACAGAGGGAGTATCCTCAGGTTGGTGAATTGCTCGAAAAGAAAAAAGTGCTGGTGTCGGTGAACCAAGAAATTGCTCATTGGGACACGGTGCTGGACACGGCTGATGAGGTCGCATTATTGCCTCCCTTTGCGGGAGGATCAGGCGAATTATGAGCTCAGGAGAAAGGGCAATCCGATGGCTGTTGAATTAGAAGAAAGTATGCTGGTTCGGGTGCAAATGGAAAATTTCTCAATTGATGAAGAATTGCAACGAGTGAGATCTCGGTCCCGTCGAATCGGGGGTATTGCCATGTTTTTGGGGACGGCTCGTGATCGCTCCAAGGGTCGAGACGTGAGTTCCATGAGTTTTGATCACTACGAAGGGATGGCCCAGAAAAAACTTAAAGAAATCCGAGAACAGGCACTTCGTGATTTTGCCATTATTGAGGCATTGGTCCTCCATCGCTATGGTCCCATTGAAATTGGTGAGAATATTGTGCTGATCATTGTTGGGGCTGAACATCGTGCCGATGCGTTTAAGGCTTGCCAATGGTGTATTGATGAACTCAAAAAAATTACTCCAATCTGGAAAATGGAAACGACGCCGGAAGGCGAAGTATGGGTGGAGGAACACCCATAATGGATGGGGAGGGGGCCGTGACTCTGCCGCATGCGGTCAAAGATGTCTGGGGACGTCCCTTACGATCCTTGCGGGTGTCCGTGACCGATCGATGCAATTTACGGTGTCAGTACTGTATGCCTGAGGAAAATTATGTGTGGCTTCCTCGGGAAAATCTGTTGACGTTTGAAGAAATCGCCTTCCTGACGAATGTATTTTCCGATCGGGGAATTGATCGCGTGCGTATTACCGGAGGCGAGCCTCTATTACGCAATAACGTGGCTGAACTCATCAAAATGCTTCGTCAAAACTCTCGCATTCATGATATTGCAATGACCACCAATGGGGTGTTGTTGAATGAACAGGCGCAGGCCCTTTTTGATGCCGGACTCCATCGGGTCACGGTGAGTCTGGATACGTTGAAGCCCGAGCGGTTTAAAGCGCTGACTCGACGCGATACGTTGGACAGAGTGTTGGAAGGCATTGCTTCAGTGGAGCGGGTCGGGTTCACAGGGTTGAAGCTGGATACGGTCGCCATGAAGGGATACAACGAGGATGAAGTCATTCCCTTGATTGAATACGGCAAGCGGGTCAACGGAGAAGTGCGTTTTATCGAATATATGGATGTAGGCGGAGCCAATGACTGGTCAGCGGAAAAGGTTCTTTCCCGGAAAGAGATCTTGAAGATGGTCGGTGAGTATTATGGTTCGGTCGAGCCGGTGGAAGAGGTCAGTTCGGCTCCTGCGCAGCGATTCCGGTTATCAGATGGAACTATATTTGGTATTATTTCTTCCACTACTGTGCCTTTCTGTTCGACATGTGACCGGAGTCGGTTGACGGCTGACGGGATGTGGTATTTGTGCTTGTATGCCAAAACCGGCCTTGACCTTCGCAAGCTCCTTCGCATGGAACGATCACGAACAGAAATTCTCTCCATCATCCAGTCTGTCTGGGAAACCCGAAAGGATCGGGGGGCAGAAGAACGCAAAGAGCTTGAACAGGTCAGTGGCCGTGGCCGGTACATTGACATTGAGCGATTGCGCCAAGATCCGCATTTGGAAATGCATGCAAGGGGAGGCTGATCCCCCGCATTTCCTCCATATTCGGTGTCTCGTCCTCCTTCTGCCAATATACCCCAACAGTCTGGGAGTGAGAGGTGCTTCTTCGACTGATTCTTGCCGGTTCATCCTCCCTATGGTAATGTCGTGTGTCGTGATCGAAGACTTTGTCGGAGTCCATGATCCTTGTTGTGTACTTTCCCTGCCTTTTTCGCATTTTCTTTATCTCAACCAGATCAATATCTAGATTCGCGTGCGATGCGTTCATAATAGAAGCTTAAGGATAGACTGATTTATGGGATGGTTTAAACGGAATAAAAGCACGGATCCCGAAGGTACGTCCATTAAAATCGTGGAAGGGATGTGGATTAAATGCGCTGTGTGTCGCGCCATTATTTTTAAGCGCGAGATTGAGCGAAATTTAAAAGTCTGCCCGAAATGCCAATACCATTTTCCGCTATCGGTTGGTGAGCGATTGGAACTGATTGTTGATCCTGGTTCATTCGAGGAATGGGATAAAGATTTAGTTCCAGGAGATCCCCTACAATTTGTGGACACTTTGCCGTACCGCAAGCGCATTCACAAGGCCCAAGAAAAAACGGGAAAAAAGGAAGCAATTTTGACCGGGCGATGCCAAATTGGCAGGAAGCCCGTGGCGCTTGGAATTTTTGATTTTTCATTTATGGGTGGGAGCATGGGATCGGTGGTCGGCGAGAAAATTTGTCGGGCAATCGACCACGCGCTAACGGCGCATATGCCATTTTTGTTGGTCACGACTTCCGGTGGCGCACGCATGCAAGAGGGGACTTTGTCACTCATGCAAATGGCCAAAACCGCGTCAGCTTTGGCGAAATTGCAAGAGGCTCGAATGCCCTTTGTTGTCCTGTTAACGGATCCGACCTTTGGGGGGGTCACTGCCAGTGTCGCAATGTTGGGTGATATCATTCTCGCGGAACCGAAGGCGCTGATTGGGTTTGCCGGCCCACGGGTCATAGAGCAAACGATCAAAGAACATTTGCCTGAAGGCTTTCAGCGTGCTGAGTTTTTGTTGGAACATGGCATGGTTGATCATATCGTGGAACGAAAAACTCTCAAGCCAACCCTGGAAACGTTGCTTTCGCATTGTGTCACAGAACTCTCTTCCTCTTCGGCGTAATGGCCGAAAGGTCAGGCTCTCCTTGTGTCCAGGTGGATCTCAACAGCCATGACGATGGGCTATCCCCTTCATGGTGAGAGCCATACGTTGTAGTTATTATTGATACGAAAACTCCTTCCCTTTATTGTCTCCCGCCCAGTTTCGATTCCTGTGGCTAGCTATCCAGAAACGCTTAACTATCTTTTTTCCTTGCACCGGTTTGGCATCAAGCTCGGCCTGGAAGCTATTACCGATACTCTTGCCAGGCTAGGGAATCCTCAGCACCGATATCCTACCCTGCATATTGCCGGCACGAACGGGAAGGGTTCTTCCTCAGCCATGCTAGCCAGGATCCTTGAAGCGAGCGGGTACCGGGTTGGTCTGTATACGTCCCCGCATTTGATTGATTTCCGAGAGCGCATTCGTGTTCAGGGAACAGACATTTCGCAAGAATCGGTTTGTGCCCTGACCGAGCAGATTCGGCGAACCGCCAATCCCCTCACAACCCTCACCTTTTTTGAATTTACGACCGCGCTGGCTTTTCTCCATTTTAAAAACCAACAAGTGGACATGGCGGTGGTAGAAGTCGGGATGGGCGGACAGTTTGATGCGACCAATGTGTTGAGCCCCA
Above is a window of Candidatus Nitrospira neomarina DNA encoding:
- a CDS encoding MoaD/ThiS family protein gives rise to the protein MKIKLFGMLKTMIPGGKDLEVAFSEGEQVKDLVYTIQREYPQVGELLEKKKVLVSVNQEIAHWDTVLDTADEVALLPPFAGGSGEL
- the moaC gene encoding cyclic pyranopterin monophosphate synthase MoaC yields the protein MANLTHFNESGRARMVDVTDKPPTERVAVAEGKVFVLPETLEKIHAGRIAKGDVLAVAQVAGVMGAKRTPDLIPMCHPLLLTGVDVDFKEDPQPNSDGRCVITIVATVKTTGNTGVEMEAMTAVSVAALTIYDMCKAVDKGMEFGEIALVSKSGGKSGTYVRVQKGR
- the accD gene encoding acetyl-CoA carboxylase, carboxyltransferase subunit beta gives rise to the protein MGWFKRNKSTDPEGTSIKIVEGMWIKCAVCRAIIFKREIERNLKVCPKCQYHFPLSVGERLELIVDPGSFEEWDKDLVPGDPLQFVDTLPYRKRIHKAQEKTGKKEAILTGRCQIGRKPVALGIFDFSFMGGSMGSVVGEKICRAIDHALTAHMPFLLVTTSGGARMQEGTLSLMQMAKTASALAKLQEARMPFVVLLTDPTFGGVTASVAMLGDIILAEPKALIGFAGPRVIEQTIKEHLPEGFQRAEFLLEHGMVDHIVERKTLKPTLETLLSHCVTELSSSSA
- the moaA gene encoding GTP 3',8-cyclase MoaA; translation: MGGGTPIMDGEGAVTLPHAVKDVWGRPLRSLRVSVTDRCNLRCQYCMPEENYVWLPRENLLTFEEIAFLTNVFSDRGIDRVRITGGEPLLRNNVAELIKMLRQNSRIHDIAMTTNGVLLNEQAQALFDAGLHRVTVSLDTLKPERFKALTRRDTLDRVLEGIASVERVGFTGLKLDTVAMKGYNEDEVIPLIEYGKRVNGEVRFIEYMDVGGANDWSAEKVLSRKEILKMVGEYYGSVEPVEEVSSAPAQRFRLSDGTIFGIISSTTVPFCSTCDRSRLTADGMWYLCLYAKTGLDLRKLLRMERSRTEILSIIQSVWETRKDRGAEERKELEQVSGRGRYIDIERLRQDPHLEMHARGG
- a CDS encoding DsrE family protein, which encodes MESTTNLANPTLANKKLGLLLSTSPEHPNAETVYHLSKTALANKVDTYLYFIDEGVKNLEDPRFSELAKNGLKLFVCAYGCQQHHISTDGYGKEVTFCGLVILSNIIDGCDRFLAFN
- a CDS encoding molybdenum cofactor biosynthesis protein MoaE, which codes for MAVELEESMLVRVQMENFSIDEELQRVRSRSRRIGGIAMFLGTARDRSKGRDVSSMSFDHYEGMAQKKLKEIREQALRDFAIIEALVLHRYGPIEIGENIVLIIVGAEHRADAFKACQWCIDELKKITPIWKMETTPEGEVWVEEHP